A part of Tessaracoccus timonensis genomic DNA contains:
- the mobF gene encoding MobF family relaxase, with protein MTVSMRVMSAGDGYQYLLRTVAAGDGDRSLSTPLTKYYTEEGTPPGFWMGTGLPSLGSGELAEGGRVTEAQLQLLVGMGRDPITGEPLGEAYRQYASVQDRVDRRVADLDPELGPVSRAEQVAAIEAEEAERGTRRAVAGYDLTFSVPKSLSAWWGVADAGTQSLIADAHHQAVAEVIAFLEREVATTRVGAAGPEGAVAHVDVAGVLATAFDHYDSRRGDPQLHTHVVVSNKVLTVQDQKWRTLAGRPVHASVVALSELYNATLADRITGMFGIEWEARERGRDRNPAWELAPVPDELISEFSSRSRQIEEEKTRLIDAYRAKHGREPSTKTILKLRAQATLATRPEKQVQSLATLTANWRHRAGEVLGEDATAWARTLTGGEQAALLRADDVPVDTITDLGQSVVAAVGEKRSTWRRWNLHSEASRQLMGVRFATAADREAITGMVTDAAEQASLRLTPPELASSPIVFRRPDGSSRFRHPSAVLYSTEELLAAEDRLLDRSHATTGPTVELATVEKITSRPDSEGRRLGPDQADALQRIAVSGRVVDVLVGPAGAGKTTAMSALKRAWEKQHGAGSVVGLAPSENAAQVLGEELGIETENTARWWQMHLLHGTTFDKDQLVILDEASLAGTGSLDRITGLAEQAGAKVLLVGDWSQLQAVDAGGAFGMLVHDRDDAPELVDVHRFTHQWEKANSLALRHGRTPAIDTLIKHDRVRGGDQDAMIDAAYTAWRHDVQAGRASILVAETRESVTQLNERARADLILDGTITPSREVTLHDGTQASKGDRVITRENDRRLRSKNGKNWVRNGDRWTITDISCDGSITVRPAGRRFGGSLVLPAAYVAEQVELGYAITGHRAQGITVDTAHAVVTATTTRENFYVAMTRGRHGNYAYVATDTTDDAHVAPHPSDNPDATARSVLYGVLQHVGAELSAHETITAEHERWGSIAQLAAEYETIAQAAQHDRWATLLETSGLTEGQVDVVLGSDAYGALSAELRRAEANHHDLDALFPRLVAARGFTDADDLASVLHHRLARATARPAGSGRARRSPRLIAGLIPYASGVTDPEMHHALAEREELIEHRAAAVLGRDRDQGKPWTAALGKPPADARTAQRWRQAGRVVAAYRDRYQITDDTPLGRDAGSDAQKLDAARATAALTRAQQLSRQTRDSEQPDLTVEARQGRTL; from the coding sequence ATGACGGTCTCGATGCGAGTGATGAGCGCCGGCGACGGCTACCAGTACCTGCTACGCACCGTCGCCGCGGGCGACGGCGACCGTTCCCTGTCGACTCCGCTGACGAAGTATTACACGGAGGAGGGCACGCCCCCCGGGTTTTGGATGGGGACGGGCCTGCCGTCCCTCGGCAGCGGTGAGCTGGCCGAGGGCGGCCGAGTCACCGAGGCGCAGCTCCAGCTCCTGGTCGGGATGGGCCGCGACCCCATCACAGGCGAGCCATTGGGCGAAGCGTATCGGCAGTACGCGAGCGTGCAGGACCGCGTCGATCGTCGGGTCGCCGACCTCGACCCGGAGCTGGGGCCGGTGTCTCGTGCGGAGCAGGTCGCGGCCATCGAGGCGGAGGAAGCCGAGCGCGGCACCCGCCGCGCGGTCGCGGGGTATGACCTGACGTTCTCGGTGCCGAAGTCGCTGTCGGCCTGGTGGGGCGTTGCGGATGCGGGCACGCAATCGCTGATTGCGGACGCGCACCATCAGGCGGTCGCGGAGGTGATCGCGTTCCTCGAACGCGAGGTCGCGACCACGCGCGTCGGTGCCGCCGGACCGGAGGGCGCGGTCGCGCATGTCGATGTCGCCGGCGTCCTCGCCACCGCGTTCGACCACTACGACTCACGCCGTGGCGATCCGCAGCTGCACACCCACGTCGTGGTCAGCAACAAAGTGCTCACCGTGCAGGACCAGAAGTGGCGGACCCTCGCCGGTCGCCCGGTGCACGCCTCGGTCGTCGCCCTGTCCGAGCTGTACAACGCCACCCTCGCCGACCGGATCACGGGCATGTTCGGGATCGAGTGGGAGGCCAGGGAACGGGGCCGGGATCGCAACCCGGCATGGGAGCTCGCCCCGGTACCGGACGAGCTGATCTCGGAGTTCTCCTCCCGGTCTCGGCAGATCGAGGAGGAGAAGACCCGCCTGATCGACGCCTACCGGGCCAAGCACGGCCGTGAACCGTCGACGAAGACGATCCTGAAGCTCCGCGCCCAAGCGACCCTTGCGACCCGACCCGAGAAGCAGGTCCAGTCGCTCGCTACCCTCACCGCCAACTGGCGCCACCGCGCAGGCGAGGTCCTCGGCGAGGACGCGACCGCCTGGGCGCGCACCCTCACCGGCGGGGAACAGGCAGCGCTGTTGCGGGCCGACGACGTGCCCGTGGACACCATCACCGACCTCGGCCAGTCCGTCGTCGCGGCGGTGGGTGAGAAGCGGTCGACGTGGCGGCGCTGGAACCTCCACTCCGAAGCGAGCCGGCAGCTCATGGGGGTGCGGTTCGCGACCGCTGCCGACAGGGAGGCGATTACCGGGATGGTGACCGACGCCGCCGAACAGGCGTCGCTGCGGTTGACGCCGCCGGAGCTGGCATCGAGCCCGATCGTGTTCCGCCGCCCCGACGGATCAAGCCGCTTCCGCCACCCCAGCGCCGTCCTGTACTCCACCGAGGAACTGCTGGCCGCGGAAGACCGGCTCCTCGACCGCTCGCACGCGACGACCGGGCCGACCGTGGAATTGGCCACCGTCGAGAAGATCACCAGCAGGCCCGACTCGGAAGGGCGCCGGCTCGGCCCCGATCAGGCCGATGCCCTGCAGCGGATCGCGGTGTCGGGCCGGGTCGTGGACGTGCTCGTCGGGCCCGCAGGTGCGGGGAAGACGACGGCGATGAGCGCGTTGAAACGGGCGTGGGAGAAGCAACACGGCGCCGGCAGCGTGGTCGGTTTGGCGCCGTCGGAGAACGCGGCGCAGGTGCTCGGCGAGGAACTGGGCATCGAGACGGAGAACACGGCCCGCTGGTGGCAGATGCACCTCCTCCACGGGACCACGTTCGACAAGGACCAGCTCGTGATCCTCGACGAGGCATCCCTGGCCGGCACCGGCTCCCTCGATCGCATCACCGGCCTCGCCGAACAAGCCGGCGCGAAAGTCCTGCTCGTGGGTGACTGGTCGCAGCTCCAGGCCGTGGATGCGGGCGGGGCGTTCGGGATGCTCGTCCACGACCGCGACGACGCCCCCGAACTGGTCGACGTACACAGGTTCACCCATCAATGGGAGAAGGCCAACTCGCTGGCCCTGCGGCACGGCCGTACCCCGGCGATCGACACGCTCATCAAGCACGACCGGGTGCGCGGCGGTGACCAGGACGCGATGATCGATGCCGCCTACACCGCCTGGCGACACGACGTCCAGGCGGGGCGGGCGTCGATCCTCGTCGCCGAAACCCGCGAGAGCGTCACCCAGCTCAACGAGCGTGCCCGCGCCGACCTCATCCTCGACGGCACCATCACCCCCAGCCGAGAAGTCACCTTGCACGACGGCACCCAGGCATCCAAGGGTGACCGGGTCATCACAAGGGAGAACGACCGGCGCCTGCGGTCGAAGAACGGCAAGAACTGGGTGCGCAACGGCGACCGCTGGACCATCACCGACATCTCCTGCGACGGGTCGATCACCGTCCGCCCCGCGGGGCGACGCTTCGGCGGATCGCTCGTGCTCCCCGCCGCCTATGTCGCCGAACAGGTCGAACTCGGGTATGCGATCACCGGGCACCGCGCCCAAGGGATCACTGTCGATACCGCGCACGCGGTCGTGACGGCGACGACCACGCGGGAGAACTTCTACGTCGCGATGACCCGCGGCCGGCACGGGAACTACGCCTACGTCGCCACCGACACCACAGACGACGCGCATGTCGCCCCGCACCCCTCCGACAACCCCGACGCCACCGCCCGATCCGTCCTGTACGGGGTGCTCCAGCACGTCGGCGCCGAGCTGTCCGCACACGAGACCATCACCGCCGAACACGAACGCTGGGGGTCCATCGCCCAGTTGGCGGCGGAGTACGAGACCATCGCCCAAGCCGCCCAGCACGACCGCTGGGCCACCCTCCTGGAAACCTCCGGCCTGACCGAGGGGCAGGTCGATGTGGTGCTCGGCTCGGACGCCTACGGTGCCCTGTCCGCGGAGTTGCGCCGCGCCGAGGCGAATCATCACGACCTCGACGCCCTGTTTCCGCGGCTGGTGGCGGCGCGCGGCTTTACCGATGCCGACGACCTCGCCTCGGTCCTGCATCACCGCCTCGCCCGCGCCACCGCCCGCCCCGCCGGGTCCGGGCGCGCCCGCCGGTCGCCGCGGCTGATCGCAGGGCTCATCCCGTATGCCTCGGGCGTGACCGACCCTGAGATGCACCACGCCCTCGCTGAACGCGAAGAGCTGATCGAACACCGCGCAGCGGCGGTCCTCGGCCGCGACCGGGATCAGGGGAAGCCGTGGACGGCCGCGCTGGGCAAGCCGCCCGCGGACGCACGGACGGCGCAGCGGTGGCGGCAGGCCGGCCGGGTTGTCGCCGCGTACCGCGACCGGTACCAGATTACCGATGACACCCCGCTTGGCCGCGATGCGGGATCGGATGCGCAGAAGCTCGACGCCGCCCGCGCGACTGCCGCGCTCACGCGGGCGCAGCAGCTCAGCCGTCAGACCCGGGACTCCGAACAGCCGGACCTCACGGTGGAGGCCCGGCAGGGCCGCACTCTTTGA
- a CDS encoding DEAD/DEAH box helicase family protein — MAKVNFKRLGQGASAPANTITDPRDLFNALPEKVSGLDYLRGPQDQVLAAWHERRDERDLVIKMNTGGGKTLVGLLLARSWLNEGIRPVAYLVPDDFLTAQVTNEAQRAGITTTNDPKSPEYQQGRAVLVGTFAKLFNGLSVFGVGGSVSKPPSHGLAGVIIDDAHACIAQADHVFRLRVDAESSAYDELLDLFAADLKVQSPSGYLDLEARHRSAIQEVPFWAWQAKQDQVLSILHPLSTGALKWGWPLVVDSLPLCTGVITSDAFEIYPPCHPTEALLGFSQAQRRVYLTATLADDSVLVRHFGAAPESVARPIFPSSAGDIGDRMILVPQQLVPRATDNEVRELVLDLAEEQNVVVIVPSHARADWWRDDAALVLDRNNIHEGIEKVHQNPQLGLVVLVNRYDGIDLPGDACHVLVIDGLPEALDGPERIAQARLTGSANLLGRQIQRLEQGMGRATRSNEDHAVVLLLGARLAERLNAPEARGFFSPATRVQLDLAAEVASEVEAETLDDLHDIMNQCLERDRDWIAYSKGALAQVRYDASMVVETAKAERLAFSEAMRGDYVSAAREQQSVVNSITDDDATQALQQQRLATYINFFDPSQAQQIQKTANRANMRLLRPLAGVQYERLKAASRPQAEQASSWLQARYESGNDLLLGFNALAQDLDWGPRTDQFEQAVRDLAEHIGHVGQRPEQLPKPGPDNLWALSDGSFCVIEAKSDADAGHPVYKKWAGQLSQAMDWFREQYPSSQSVPVLIHPGERFDSHAAIPSGCRVITTERLARLKKALASFATGLASNDAFRDPARVASLLNDHGLTAAEFMRRFSVEGRY; from the coding sequence ATGGCCAAGGTCAACTTCAAGCGACTGGGCCAGGGGGCCTCAGCTCCGGCCAATACGATTACCGACCCCCGTGATCTATTCAACGCTCTCCCTGAGAAAGTCTCCGGACTGGACTATCTGAGAGGGCCGCAAGATCAGGTGCTGGCCGCTTGGCACGAGCGTCGCGACGAACGGGACCTCGTGATCAAAATGAATACAGGGGGCGGCAAAACGCTGGTCGGGCTCCTGCTGGCTCGTAGTTGGCTTAACGAGGGAATCCGACCGGTTGCTTACCTCGTGCCTGATGACTTCCTCACGGCCCAGGTCACTAACGAGGCACAACGAGCGGGGATCACCACCACGAACGACCCCAAATCGCCCGAGTATCAGCAGGGACGCGCCGTCCTCGTCGGGACGTTCGCCAAACTCTTCAATGGCTTGTCAGTCTTCGGGGTCGGCGGCAGCGTGTCCAAGCCTCCGTCGCACGGACTCGCAGGAGTGATCATTGACGACGCTCACGCCTGCATCGCGCAGGCAGATCATGTGTTCCGGCTCCGGGTCGATGCTGAGTCGTCCGCATACGACGAGCTGCTGGACCTTTTTGCTGCCGATTTAAAGGTTCAGTCTCCTAGCGGATATTTGGACCTGGAAGCTCGTCACCGTAGTGCGATTCAGGAGGTTCCATTCTGGGCCTGGCAAGCGAAACAAGATCAAGTCTTGTCCATCCTGCACCCGCTTTCGACCGGCGCTCTGAAGTGGGGTTGGCCCCTTGTTGTTGACAGCCTCCCGCTCTGTACTGGCGTTATTACAAGCGACGCCTTCGAGATATACCCTCCTTGTCACCCAACCGAAGCGCTTCTCGGGTTCTCCCAGGCGCAGCGACGCGTGTACCTCACCGCCACTCTTGCTGACGACTCAGTGCTTGTCCGGCACTTCGGCGCCGCCCCAGAGTCGGTCGCACGACCCATTTTCCCTTCAAGCGCGGGCGATATAGGGGATCGGATGATCCTTGTGCCCCAGCAACTCGTGCCGAGAGCGACAGATAACGAAGTGCGTGAGCTTGTCCTAGATCTGGCAGAAGAGCAAAACGTTGTTGTCATCGTTCCGAGCCATGCACGTGCCGACTGGTGGCGGGACGACGCTGCCCTCGTTCTCGACCGTAACAACATCCACGAGGGCATCGAGAAAGTACACCAGAACCCCCAACTGGGACTCGTAGTCCTCGTCAACCGCTACGACGGCATTGACCTACCCGGCGACGCGTGCCACGTCCTAGTCATTGATGGACTCCCCGAAGCACTCGACGGGCCCGAACGGATAGCGCAGGCGCGACTAACCGGATCAGCAAATCTCCTTGGTCGGCAGATTCAACGCCTGGAGCAGGGTATGGGTCGGGCTACTCGGTCAAACGAAGACCATGCCGTGGTTCTCCTCCTTGGGGCTCGGCTGGCCGAACGCCTGAATGCGCCCGAAGCACGAGGCTTCTTCTCTCCCGCGACCAGAGTGCAACTGGACCTCGCGGCGGAAGTTGCGAGCGAGGTCGAAGCCGAGACCCTTGACGATCTACATGACATCATGAATCAGTGCCTCGAACGCGATAGGGACTGGATCGCTTACAGCAAGGGCGCTCTGGCGCAGGTCCGTTACGACGCTTCGATGGTCGTTGAAACCGCTAAAGCTGAGCGACTCGCATTTAGTGAAGCCATGCGTGGCGACTATGTGTCCGCGGCACGAGAACAGCAGTCAGTCGTCAATAGCATCACGGATGACGACGCTACACAAGCACTCCAGCAACAGCGACTCGCGACTTACATCAACTTCTTCGATCCATCGCAAGCACAACAGATTCAAAAGACGGCTAATCGCGCGAACATGCGACTACTTCGACCTCTCGCAGGTGTGCAGTACGAGAGATTGAAAGCGGCCAGCCGCCCGCAGGCTGAGCAGGCTTCATCTTGGCTGCAAGCGAGGTACGAGTCCGGTAACGATCTGCTCCTCGGTTTCAACGCCCTAGCGCAAGACCTAGATTGGGGGCCTCGGACGGACCAGTTTGAGCAGGCGGTGCGAGATCTTGCGGAACATATCGGACACGTAGGGCAGAGACCCGAGCAACTTCCCAAGCCCGGACCCGACAACTTGTGGGCGCTCAGCGACGGGAGTTTCTGTGTCATTGAGGCGAAGAGTGACGCGGACGCCGGGCACCCGGTCTACAAGAAGTGGGCCGGGCAACTTTCCCAAGCGATGGATTGGTTCCGTGAACAGTATCCGAGTAGCCAATCGGTTCCTGTGCTTATCCACCCGGGGGAGAGGTTCGATTCACACGCTGCGATACCGTCGGGCTGCCGGGTTATTACCACGGAGCGGCTTGCTCGCCTGAAGAAGGCGCTGGCGTCCTTCGCTACAGG